From the Mya arenaria isolate MELC-2E11 chromosome 17, ASM2691426v1 genome, the window CACGATGGAAGTGATTTATTCAAGTATAAGCAAACCTACAATATCAAGTTATTAGTGGCATTTTGCAAACGATTTCAAACTCAACCATAGCATGTATACGAAGCTAAACATACATTTACAAGCACACGTCGTGTGTCGCAACAGGTTTATCCCCCCTCTTTTCAGTGCCTTCGAGCACCATGGAAACATGTGTGCCAGCGACCCGCATGGATGTGAAGGGAGAGATCTGCTTTCGTTTCTATAACTTCGATCAAGGGACGGGGAACTTGTGCGCCTCATTGGAGGCGGAAATAGAGATAGAGGTCTGAGGCGATTGAATTTCTTTAATGATACATTTTCCCCATGAATGACTATGACACGTACTGCGGGAgttcaaataatgcatttgtaaaTTTGATCAACACTAGTTCCAATAGTAAAAATAGTTGGCTTGAAAACGTTTTATGCAATTATctgaatgatgttttttttttaatttctagcGTACAGAATTTATTACGACTGGagttaaaacatacatattccAGTGAAagttttaacttcattttttttaaattcattctgCAGTTACAGTATAAATAATTACCATATAtgactgttgttgttttcttcagGATCTAAAGGAAATCATTGCGATAAATTACGGCTGTTTTCGGATTGGAACACGGCCTGAGTTAACACAAAACAGATCCGAATAGAATCACGTGCATGGAGTACGGATTTTCGTGCAATATAGAAACGACGACAGATAGAAAATCATCTTTTTTatgagatatttatatttatattatttctatgttttgtttttttaacacttCGGCACAACGGTTGCTACTGACCAACACCGGGACCCAatatatcacgaaaatacttaagtcaaaactcaaactcaatctcaactcattttaccatataacatcaaaatgtattgagaaaaatatatgtttttacacattttaaagcCGCATTCtctcattgaatatgttgattgaaACCTTGTGTCTTGATACCAATGGAAAAATATTCTACCgccaaaaatgtacttgagtacaaATCAGTGTCATTTGACATTTACTCAAGTAAAGTTTTTGCTATAGAAtaagttttcatttgaatattgtcaaaatctttcaataacacattcAATGAGAAAATgcgttttcaaaaagtataaaaaacatgcaatattttaaaggatattatgttttatatggtgaaatgagttgagactgagtttgagatttgactttagtattttcatgatattgggTCCGGAACTTTTATTGAAACACCTGATATATCTAATTTCCATGTTTAAACGGATATACTCTCCGCTTTTCAACAGTTGAAAATCTTACATAAACTAAAGATTGTTCACGATTTCAATAAAACTTCCAACATACTATATcgatgttattttaaaaaatcgtaTTTTGATATCACTGCAAATGTTTTTATCGCGTCTATATTAGTAAGAATAGTGTACGGGTGTGCAAATATAAAATGTACGTTATAAATGTGAAACTCTACTACACCTATTACATCTAAGGGTCCTTCAATATTCATTCCACAGTGAAATGAATACTCAAACGTCAGTTGAAAAACGGTCAAATGTGGTCATCAAACATGAGAAACTTAGTGGAATCAAACAACCAATTAACTGTACTCGAGGTTTATAAGTGTCTACCCTCACCTCGTTTGGCTCTACAGACATCCATGCCAGACATTGGCCTGAGTCTTCGCTCACCGATGAACTACATAACATTCTCAGAGGAAGGTGTTCGAAAACACGTATCAGATCTAAAACCACACCATCCTGTAGCACCATACAAACTACGTAATTTTCAGGCTTCGCTAACTAATTGCATAATACCAACCGTTCTAAATTCAGCCAAtggcataaaaatattttgttatcaaattaaACCTGAAAACTGCCATCCCGTTACCCTCACTTTcgccacatgcaatacataagAGTAGATAGGTAGCAgctaaattatgaaaaacatagaCCGTCACCAAATCCTCACAGATGCCCAGCATGGCTTTTGTACAAGAAGATCAGGTGATACATAGCTTTTACTTACCATCCAGGACCTAGCCAACGCTATTGACAACATGGGTCAGTCACATGTTATCTTGTTGGATGTTTCCAAGACTTTCGATGATGAGACCCACCAACGCCtctttttcaagtttttaaatAGTAGGTAACAACTTACCCAGTTGGATCAGCAGCTTCCCCAAGGTCTCAATCAACAAGTGTGTCTACAGGGGAATACGTCTACACAATCGCCATCATGAATGACCAGCTAGGCTCTTCACCGAAGAATGTTTGCTCTATCGCTAGAAGATAATTATGCAGCAAGACCTTGATGGCTTCCAAAGATGGGAGAAGGATGGGATTATGGAATTATATCTCCTGATTTGCCTGTTCATGCATGTAACGAACAAACACGGACATACACTAAAAGACGTCGAAACAGCAAAAGATTCAGGCCTCCGAATAGCCACAAACCTTTTAATTAAGCCATACTATTACTGTCACCTGAAAAGCCAACAAAACCCGATTCAACCTTCAACGTAATACTCAATCGAAGACCAAGGGGCTCTGCTATACCCTGATGTTGCAACTCatctggggccgtattcaataagcatcttagtgaatattttcatcttagtgaatattttgtaatttttgacaataattatttttaatacccTCTACCTTTATATTGCtaagaccattttcttgcttattttcatatttttggtggaTAAACATTGTCCATTTTCTAAAAAACCAAATtagaaaaaatgacaatttgttatttagataaaaattgttactaaggtgcttattgaatacggcccctgggaCCCTTTAACGAATACCAACATTTGGAAGCGAGTTGAGGTGCAGCGTAAATCTGCAAGAATGGTATTCTCTGGCTACAAACGAATCAGAGCATCTCATTCATCCTTTTATGCAGCAACTCCAGTGACCGACCCCTCAGGACATGAGCGAAGAGCGAAGGGCGACGGTAACGACGATGTGTCGCATAGTGTACAATACGGTTGATGTCcccataaataatttaatacctATCAACACTGTTCGAGACCACGGACTTGCCTGTTTGGCCCCATTCGCAAGAACAATGTGCTATCAGAAGTCATCCTTCCCAGAAACATTCCGAGTAAAAGCTGTCCCACCATCGACAGCTTTTATAGGGAAGTACTGACTGTCAACTTTCGCTAGACTTAATATAAGCGTTATTGCcaacataattattacatactgaatatttttttatttatttctttactaaataaattataaaaaactgGAAAATATGAATCAATAACCACAAGTTTCTTAAGCAACCACCTTTTGTCACAGTATGCAATGATAAACTTGGAAATAGCCTTCTTCCTTAGTTCCCTTAACAACCATCAACTGCCTAAGCAACCATATGTTTTCTAAGTAACCAAAACCTACTTCAACTATGGATATGCATTTCCTTAGCACTTCCTTCGCAACGACATTTTGTCTTAGCAGCCAATTTCTTCCTTGACAatagcttgtttttgtagtttgaCTAGGTACTCAAGTGAGCGGTATATAGTGCCATTTAGGTCCTCTTGCTATTTGATTAGCACAATTTTGCAGATGTGAAACACattcttgtttttgtattgttcTGAGAAAATAGATTTCTATTAGCTTGTCTTTTTAGGAAGGAAATATGTCGAGATATTGTGCCGGCGGCGTTTTGCAAAAGATGTCATGGCAATAATTGTTGActgagacaatacacacatgtgcAGTGAGGCCCGTAATTTTTGCTTTTACAATTGTTGAGTTGCCCTTCTTTTTTCAGACCAACGTTGAAATTCTTGTTTGCTCCTCTGCACACATGTTTCCCATCTTATGGTGTAAAGAGCGGACGGTTCTTATGGCAATATAACACAAGCAAGTGTGAGGAccctttttgtttaaacatgaacacgTTTTAGTGAGCACCATTTCGTCTTCTCACGGTAGTTGATTAAGAACGGACTATTTCATGACAGCTCGTGctatttgtcagaaatgttgaGATTTAAAATGAAAGGTGCAGGATCGTTAGAAGGATGGGCAAATAGTGAGACATTCAAGTGTCCACTTTCATTTTTACGTCACTGATAAAATCGGCCAGGGCGTATATTTTGCATCCTGttttaagttatatataatgtatgagGATGCTGTGTTTGGACAAAGTGATAAGAACGTGATTAAAGACGTCGCTAACGGAAAATAGTGTaacttgatttgttttaagAGAGAGATAGTATATCGCAATGCAGTGTGGTCAAAGTTTCATGTTTAACATAATTGTGTTGTGGACAACGGCCATAGAAGGTGAGCTTGCGTATATCCATTTTGAGCAAAACTTGACATCCGGTTCGTCggttaatatttaaaagtaaaactgaTTATGTTATGTAgaaaatatatagaggatatttgtttgcttcagtgtaagatcgtaatttCGAAACagtcaaaaatatcaaatatattttatatattattagatattttcagtgtttgaaacagtgaaatatccaAAAAATACTGGTAAATGCCTATAAACCACCGGGAGGaatataatgaatgtttatatGGTTCTTGAACGTGTTTTTATTTGGTGTTGTAATCATGTACATAATCTCCTTAAACTAATGTCTTTCTATGACATTTATGTATACATGAAACAAAGTGTAAAAGGAATAGGTTTTTGCTGTGGAACCTAACAGGGGCTCTTTCACAaaacacaagtactggtttctactaAGGACATTGGTCTGAGACTGATTCAGTTCGCCTCCACAAAAGAGTATAAACTGAACTTAACCGAGAGGAGATGgcttacatattatatttttcaggAATCGAGCCTTTTTCCTCTGTTCGGAATCATCACCGTCAAACTAGGGTGCAATTGAGTTCATGGACTCCAAAAGGAAACCCGCACGGGCTCGGAAAATGGCAGCCCTCGTCCTGGTGCCAGTGTCACCTCACTGGATGTGCATGCTGCGAGGACAGCCTGGCCAGCCTCAAAAACAGAAAGTTCCATCTCAACGGTGGGTATTCgcttaaatatttacagtgaaagAAAGTTATGAAGCATCAACGATTAACACTGGAAATATGTTGCAGTGCCATTCACCCAATCACCGCCCAATAAAGGTTTACATTTAACGCGTTTAAAATGTGCCTTCGCATCAAAATAAACGTTCCTTGGTTGTAACTAAATTATAAGGTATGGCATTTCACCTTTTTGCAGCTTGTCTTACTGTGGATTGGAATTCAGCCACTGATGCGTACTCCGTTGTTCTCTCCGTCAATGGCCGAACGCTGTACCACACCAATACCAAAAGTACGTGAGCTTCATTTTGGGTATAAAGCAAACTGTTAGGCTATTAATATTGTTTCGAATTGATCCTTTTAACAACAGAAACACTACAAAGAGTTTCTGATTTATCTACACTGCAACACATGCTTTGATACTAGGATAGAGGTTTGGGTCGCACTGCTCATTAGAGATGTTGCGAAACATTACTTTACGAGTGCACACACGAGTGAGCTACTTtgtgtgcactacgtcatcaagTTATGTGTACATTATTCAAGTTTAATTCGAATCTTCAGAGATGTTATGAAACACTACTAGTACGGGGACCTGTACTAGTGAGCTTATTTGTGTGCACTACGTCATGAAATCCATGCATTTTTACTAAGTACTGTTTGCAAACTaacttaatatttacaaattttgcAGCCAAGACTACcaaatcaatttcaaagtgcGACATCATTTTAATGTCCGAAGCCACCGTTAAGGGGATACAAATTGGCTGCCTTTTCGGTGCAAAGTTGAATTGCAGTCGCGTTCTGTTTAACTGATTGTTCAGCACGCTTGGCTAAGTTTATTTGATAAACAGTTGAACATTGTAAAAATGACATGCTAGATAGCTCGATGAAAGTGATTTATGCAAGTATCAGCGAGCCTACAATTACAAGTTTGTGACATTTTGCGAACGATTTTAAACTCAACTATAGCATGTATACGAAGCTACACATACATTTACAAGCACACGTCGTGTGTCGCAACAGGTTTATCTCTCCTCTTTTCAGTGCCTTCGAGCACCATGGAAACATGTGTGCCAGCGACCCGCATGAATGCGAAGGGAGAGATCTGCTTTCGTTTTTATAACTTCGATCAAGGGACGGGGAACTTGTGCGCCTCATTGGAGGCGGAAATAGAGATAGAGGTCTGAGGCGATTGAATTTCTTTAATGAAACATTGACTATGACACAAACTGCGTGAATCcacaaataatgcatttgtaaaTTTGATCAACAATAGTTCcaataataaaattaagttgGCTTCAAAACGTAATTAAAAGAGTCAACCATTTTATGCAATTATctgaatgatgttttttttttaatttctagcTTACAGAATGAATAAGGACTGgagttaaaaacatatatatttcagtggATTTTTTAACTTGTAAGATACTACGTTTGAAGTATTCTATTCGCGAAATTTCTTTTACAGTTACAGTATAAATAATTACCATATATGACTGGGTTTTTTTCAGAATCTAAAGGAAATCATTTCGATAAATTATGGCTGTTTTCGGATTGGAGCACGACCCAGAGAACAGATCCGAATAGAATCACGTGAATGGAGTACGGATTTCCGTGCAATTTATGAACGACGACAGATAAAAACCATCGCTGCtagaaaggaagaaaaaaaaatatgagatAGTAATATCATTTCTATGTTTTATCTGTTAAACACTAGCGCACGGGAGTCGCTTCATGCCAGCCCGGGACTTTTATTGAAACACCAGATCTCTAATGTCCATGTTTAAACGGATATAGTCGCCGTTTTCcaacagttaaaaataaaacaaaaactaaagcTTGTTTACGATTTCAATAAAACCTTCAAACGAACCATATCgatatcattttgtaaaataataagaaaatgatTTCAGTGGCTCTCACGCGTTTTGATATCACCGCAAACGATTTTTCAAGAATGTTGTACTTGTTTGCACATataaatatcagaaataaatgtaaaactcTACTTCACGTGTTCCATCTAAGCATTCTTGAATATATATTCCTCAATCAAATGAATACGTCGCTTACTCGACCATCAAAGGACTAATGTTGTCAACAAACACCAGAAATGAAGTCGAATGAAACAACACAATAATTTTACCCGATGTTTGCAATTGTTGGGGTCTATCCTTACCTCAATTGGCTGCACCCTAGTGGGGTGGCTTCTTCTGTAGATAACTTATTCGTATTGGATTAACCCGCAGCCACGTTCAACTCATCGACGAGGTTAAAGGTATAAACACTTCACTGCAGTCAATAACTTACGTTCACTAGAATATGTGTACACATGTTTAGGTATTCTAACATGGTCTCAAATAATTTGTTCAGTATACAGGCAACTGCCTGGGTTGGTAGTgggtgtttgtgtgtgtgtgtgtgtggggatgtttgaattcattttttttgctgTATTGCAAGACGTTCGTGCTCCATCAAAAATTCTTACATTGATATAAAGAGTAATAATTTAATGAGCACAGAAATAAATTGCTGGGATGGTATACAAGTGTATCTGATTTTGCATAAGAAATACGCGGTACGTTCTTATTGGGTaacaaattgcattttgttaaataaaaacatgcctTACAGCCCGTGTCTTTCTTACACTTTTATTAACGCACGCACGCTTATTCTGATTCAGCctcacacaaaaactgcataaaacttcctcgcccaacataaaaggtgtttaaacatagaaaaatcgACCGTATAGTGCTCACAGCCAAGTGCACCAACcgtcgaaaataaaaaaaatatatatgcaaaaaattcaatgaaaaatagctTAAATAGGTACAAGAAAGGTGCACTTTGActaaaaaacacagtttcaagtcacgcaattttctattttcactttgtaaacaagcaatcgttcagcttatacattcaataacttttttgttaatgcctCTAGAAACATGGAAATATCCTCCCAAAACACTAAAATCTCTTCGAACACCGCCAATTTAAtccgcatcacacatttccctcacttaaaattcggaaaacacaaaacacgttggaccccctgaaAACAGTCTCACAGGACTACACATTATTTTACACAATGATATTCCAGGTTTTGCTGAAGCAATGCATACTATCAACTGGTCGAAATTCAACCAATGCCATTCAAATCTTAAAGAAAGGTTGTCAAAGCAAACCTGGAAATACCGTGCCGTATCCCTCACCTCCATCACATGTAACACGTTTAACATATAGACAGCAGAACAATCGTAAAAAGGCACATGAACCGTCACCCAATCCTCACAGATGCCCAGCATGGCGTTTGGAAATGGAGATCATGTGATGCCCAGCTTATACTTACCAACCAGGTTATAGCCAACACCATTGACAACATGGGTCAGACATATCTGatcttgttgattttttttccaaggCGTTCGATGAAGTATCCCACCAACGCCTGAGACCTTTCAAAGTTCTTATGGAGTACGTAACAACTTACAGAATTACAATGTAGATTAGTAGCGTTCATGATGGTCGGATTCAACAAGTGAACATGGATGAGAGAACATATCTACCCTGACACCAGTATAAAAAGGTGTCCAACACGCGTCCTAGATTCGTTGCTGTTCCTCCTGTATATTAATGACTTCCCAAACTACACCAAACCTGAATAACCAGCTAGATTCTTCACGGATGACTGGGTTTTGAAGCCACATCAAGTCGAAAGAAGATACATGTACCTATGAAACAAGATCTCGATGGCCACCAACGCTGGGATAAATACTTGCTTATGGAAATCCACCCCCTGTATTACCACGTAATCGAAATTACTATATTAACTCTGtaacatagaaaacaaacaacattccGACCCTGCCGTCAACGTAAAATTCAGTCGAAGACAAAGGGTTTCTGCAAAATAACCCTGCTGAAGCCTCTCATGTAATACGCCAACGTCATCTGAGACGCTTTCACGGATACAAGATTACATTATGTCATTAAATGGACTACGTACTTCAGTGGGGTCGAGGTGTTAGTACAGTattgaaagaaagaaatgacGGTCGGATTCATGCTCATACTGAACATTTCCCTCGTAGGCCGGGTTTGAACACGGAGAAGGTAGTGTTAGCCCGCGAAGGAATGATCTAGCATAGCAAACATTACCgccctggccccaatttctcgaaacttcttaagtctcttataacaggattaagctaaactcactatctttgtttttcaataagttgcattatatttacttctttaaagctgcactctcatagattgaacgttttgataactttcttattttttgtcttgggacgagccagtttttgcgacaatccatgaaaaccagtcatataagactgctgattttttttgatcgcacatttttatatttaagttcaaaaaatgatgtttatgcatttttcttaaaccgttagtaacggtttaagccatataacattattttttaaacggaaatatgatttttgtcagcaattttttatcattgatttgcagatatttacgcaaaaatttgctctttccaaaacaaaaaattaaaaagttgtaaaaatggtatatctgtgagagtgcagctttaagagtttttatactttagataggaattatctgtATGTTAATTACATTCAAccatttttaattaatcaaaattcaattaaagtatgtgttttggctaattgaaataagaaatttggGCCAGATGTTCAAAGAGCACATAGTTTACAAGGTTGCACACGATAACCCTATCGTCAAGGGAAAGAACCACTACGTATACCGTTAGCAGTCCGTTTAATAGTATAATGTAGTCTTGAAAGCGCCTGTCAAAATCGTAAAGCGTTTTGTGATACTGATAAAAACTTTACACgactaaattatttatttttgcagtttCTGTTacatatttctttgtttttcaccATATATGAGGTGTCATGCGAAAGAACACCTCTTTTAACGACCGGGTGACTATAAATCTCGGGTTTGACCCTAGCCGCAGTTTCAGTGAGACTGGGAAAAGCAAGTCTATCACCAGGGTATGTCGTTCATGTATTTTGTgcatatgttttgatatgtttatatatgtattcacCGCTGCAAGATTGTCATGGTAGGGATAGACACCTTCTTTGGCATAGGCCGAAATTTGGTAATTggataaaagtgatttttttcaaagttttctatttttgttttcccAGACTTCActcaaaaattaaattaaatcattgtttatgttatggGTTTAAATTTCCCATAAGTAAAAGGCCATGCCCCAAAATCACAAATgtcaatctcaatctcaactcatttcacCACATGAAAGGATAGTATGATACAAactattgaatgtttttaatacttaaaaaacttgttttctcatagaatattaatatatttgaataattgttcaaaacattGAGCTGTACTCAATCACATTTTGTTCttaagatttattttctttggAATTATAAGCAAagtttttaatcaacatattttattagaGAATACGTTTTCAATAGGTGAACAAACTTACATGATTTTTAAGGTTGTATGCTATGTGgttaaattaacattaatatttttgtgatattaggGCCAGGCCTCCTCTAAAAAAGCCCTGCATGGACATTTATAACCCCCATACATACTCATTTtctataataacatattttaattgtcatgttttgtgatagccttggtgtcctCGTCAACATCATTGTTGTTGCAGACTGGGAACACTTccaaccttggccataacttataagtattaaatatgttaaaatggaACTTAGTTCACATCATTGTAGAGACAAAACACTCACATGTGTAACAAGAGAATGACTAGGATTAATGAAAATTGCTTTGAAATGGATGAGggatttttctttcatttaaggCTTATTATCCCTCATTCACTAACTTCAAAGTTGAGTTCTTAATATCACATATATATGATGCTATGAAGATACACATATAAATCGACACGTGTCCCTGTATTTCAGTTGTAGTCTGCGTTTGTCAGAGGACAGCGGTAAAATTACCAGCAGAGTTTCACGTGACAAAACACACACATGTGTAACAAGAGAATGACTACATAACTCTTACTctaataattattgagttattccccttttcCACTGATAAAAGATGGCATCTGCATCCCTTAAACTTGTTTATACTTGGAACAATTTTTTCAGGGATTTTATTAAGTCATGAAAGTGACagattgtttaattttaaatccaTAAAGTATGCCGATCATCCTTTTAGCTTGTTGGGTACATCAAGATATATACACTGTACACATGTAGCTAAAATGTTCCGTTGTGTTCAACTTTGAGTACACCAGCATGAAAAGAGAAATTTTATAGGTACAGCATTGTTAAAGGATGTATCATCTGTTGTTTCATCAACACTACTCAAAAGGATTACAACAGCATCCATTTAACTTTTAACCATTATGTATCTTATAGGCATGGCGAAGGTTATCTAGTCTCCAGAGGACTGTGATCCTGCTGCTGGTGTGTGTGGCATGCATGTGTGCAGTATACTACTCACCGGTGTTCCAGATGGAGGTAGGCAGACCACGTGCACAGACCAAAGACCATCCAATCGACATGCTGCCACCAGGTATGACAAGGATTTGTTCATACAATTCAACTTCTTAAAAAAAGCGATGATGGAATAGCGAAAGCATAGGTTATTATTGCAGTTGCAAAGGGTTGTCCACATTcatgtaatatataaaaatacatcgGCATGTTAGTTTTGGTAGAAATGTAAAAAGTAATATCCTAATGTCGTCAAGaatgaaatgtttcattcataaattatattcatattccTGGATGCTAATAAATCTCTGATATTCAGTGCGTATTAGTAATAATACCGGTAAGTTTTTTGGGGGCTACATGAGGACTGTGACATTTTCTGTTTAAGGTTGGAAGCCACCAGAAGCACCAAGGAATCCTGTAGTGATGAATTCAGGAAACAGAGATGAGGTGTgtattatttatacattatatgattcattttttttttcaacacaaACAAGGGTCCTTTGTGTTCCTACATGATCATCGAATATTCTGTGAAAGTTTTGTTTTGCATACTGCAGTGCTCCAGCTAAACCTTTACAGCAGGGTGGGGCATCCTGCTGCCCATTTCCACCATCAACCTGCTACCTTTTACTACATCCTGCtgtgtcattttgtttcacagagtcaattttcagaaataagtataaaataataaatatacgtAATTTTGACACTGAAGTAAATATACcagctaaggtattcataacaaactattagtattgaaagtacatgtagttgcaACACtaagaattgaacattggcccttgcaagtgcctAATTAAAGCTCATTCAATCCacatcaaaagtgccctttctggccttgcaccctgcccttttcaaatcccgGCTGGAGCACTGTCATACTTTTGGGACAatcattgtttctttttgtcTGAAGATAAAAGTTTCTTTCTATAAGACTCCATTCTtatcatataatgtttaaaattgtgtaAGGTCTCTGCAATGATTTCAACTTAATTTCACTTGCTGTTAAATGAGTCTTTTACATTAATTACTGGTACTGAACAACAACTTTCACATACCccttcaaaatgaaaaaagcaaagatattatattgaaaactgAGCTGATCAATAGAATAGGTTAAGGATTGTATAGAATTTCATGTACACAATGTCACAGTACCACTTGTATCTTATTCCTTCTGTACCAATGCAGGAAGAGGCTAAGGTGGTAGATTTCCCCCTGAAGGTTGACAAGGAGGAGAAACAGGAGCAAATTCACAACCCCATGGAGAACAAGCCAGCTGATAAGCCCCTTGCTGACCAGGTATGtgtaatctttaaattaatAGGTAGAATTCACAGTTTCATTGCAagttttcttgttaacatt encodes:
- the LOC128224608 gene encoding uncharacterized protein LOC128224608 isoform X1, whose translation is MQCGQSFMFNIIVLWTTAIEGIEPFSSVRNHHRQTRVQLSSWTPKGNPHGLGKWQPSSWCQCHLTGCACCEDSLASLKNRKFHLNACLTVDWNSATDAYSVVLSVNGRTLYHTNTKSLSLLFSVPSSTMETCVPATRMNAKGEICFRFYNFDQGTGNLCASLEAEIEIENLKEIISINYGCFRIGARPREQIRIESREWSTDFRAIYERRQIKTIAARKEEKKI
- the LOC128224608 gene encoding uncharacterized protein LOC128224608 isoform X2, yielding MQCGQSFMFNIIVLWTTAIEGIEPFSSVRNHHRQTRVQLSSWTPKGNPHGLGKWQPSSWCQCHLTGCACCEDSLASLKNRKFHLNACLTVDWNSATDAYSVVLSVNGRTLYHTNTKMPSSTMETCVPATRMNAKGEICFRFYNFDQGTGNLCASLEAEIEIENLKEIISINYGCFRIGARPREQIRIESREWSTDFRAIYERRQIKTIAARKEEKKI